The following proteins come from a genomic window of Pirellula staleyi DSM 6068:
- a CDS encoding sigma-54-dependent Fis family transcriptional regulator, translating to MLAYLVIREGSKWTDVFRLVPGRTVTVGRASTNQIVVKDDRASRNHVEIFLTRGQWTLRDLDSRNGTFVGDKQIRGDYELSPGEVIRIASCQLAYVHDLSKAFPESGSAPPSALLGDETHAAALVPDTGELNDSGTLSTQDEPTHITHRRGQARLLGPAATDSPAPRLGQAATRLCRLAFELASQPDLAAVAHLALSGLFESTQVDAGGVWLLPRGNASNSAADLSLVASRTDRLPSYHRLSAFLAATVLRDGEAVLARNIEGDSQLASRDSKGEFHTTSVLCAPIRLEKKVVGMIHLYSTDSARVPDPDDLEFTLAVADNVALAVRNLHRQQELAENLLQTRTEVQQLRKQLGAESELVGSSEVLSSVQRQIARAAPSRATVLIRGESGVGKELVARAVHYSSPRKRGPFVCLNCAALSESLLESELFGHEKGAFTGATDRKIGKFESAHQGTLMLDEIGEMSPSIQAKFLRVLEGHPFERVGGSQPIKVDVRVIAATNRDLEKAVAEGAFRRDLYFRLNVVEIQVPPLRKRPEDIIELAHFFLQRFNAETGRKLRGFSPAATERLQQYRWPGNVRELKNVIERAVVLSRGDVVEPEDLHLSNLATASESGDNPSPKTSFVPMSLDDIEKRHILATLKATNWHKSRAAAILGVERSTLDRKIRRYELNEPGGLGDD from the coding sequence ATGCTCGCCTATCTGGTCATTCGCGAAGGATCGAAATGGACCGACGTCTTCCGCCTTGTGCCGGGACGTACGGTGACGGTCGGTCGCGCCTCGACCAATCAGATCGTGGTGAAAGATGACCGGGCCAGTCGCAACCATGTTGAAATCTTCTTAACCCGCGGCCAGTGGACCTTGCGCGACCTCGACAGTCGCAACGGCACGTTCGTGGGTGATAAGCAGATCCGTGGCGACTACGAACTTTCTCCGGGCGAAGTGATTCGCATTGCGTCGTGTCAGCTGGCGTATGTTCACGATTTGTCAAAAGCCTTTCCTGAATCGGGAAGTGCTCCACCCAGCGCGCTGCTGGGAGATGAAACGCATGCTGCGGCGCTGGTGCCTGATACGGGCGAGCTCAACGACAGCGGTACGCTGAGCACGCAAGATGAGCCGACACACATTACGCATCGACGTGGCCAGGCACGCTTGCTGGGACCAGCGGCAACCGACTCGCCGGCGCCCCGTTTGGGGCAAGCAGCAACGCGGCTTTGTCGCTTGGCGTTTGAACTGGCCAGTCAGCCCGACCTGGCGGCGGTGGCCCATCTGGCGCTGAGCGGACTTTTCGAGAGCACTCAAGTCGACGCCGGTGGCGTGTGGCTGCTGCCGCGCGGCAACGCCTCGAACTCGGCCGCTGATCTGTCGCTTGTCGCCTCACGAACCGATCGTTTGCCGAGTTATCATCGGCTCAGCGCGTTTCTGGCAGCGACCGTGCTGCGCGATGGGGAAGCGGTTCTGGCGCGGAACATCGAAGGAGATAGTCAGCTCGCCAGTCGCGACAGTAAAGGTGAATTTCACACGACCAGCGTGCTCTGTGCGCCGATTCGCCTCGAGAAAAAGGTGGTCGGGATGATTCATCTCTATTCCACCGACTCGGCGCGGGTGCCTGATCCCGATGATTTGGAGTTCACGCTGGCGGTGGCCGACAACGTGGCGCTGGCCGTTCGCAACCTGCACAGGCAGCAAGAACTCGCGGAAAATCTGCTGCAAACACGCACCGAAGTACAACAACTGCGCAAGCAACTGGGGGCCGAGAGCGAACTGGTTGGCAGCAGCGAAGTGCTGAGTAGTGTGCAGCGCCAAATTGCCCGCGCGGCACCGAGTCGCGCGACGGTTTTGATACGTGGCGAGAGTGGCGTGGGGAAGGAATTGGTGGCACGCGCGGTGCATTATTCGAGTCCTCGAAAGCGGGGGCCGTTTGTCTGCTTGAACTGCGCGGCCCTTAGCGAATCGCTTCTCGAAAGTGAACTGTTTGGTCACGAAAAAGGGGCCTTCACCGGCGCTACCGATCGGAAGATTGGGAAGTTTGAATCGGCGCATCAGGGAACACTGATGCTCGACGAAATTGGCGAAATGAGCCCCTCGATTCAAGCCAAGTTTTTGCGTGTTCTCGAAGGGCATCCGTTTGAGCGCGTGGGCGGAAGTCAGCCGATCAAAGTGGATGTGCGCGTGATTGCGGCCACCAATCGCGACCTCGAAAAAGCGGTGGCTGAAGGAGCGTTTCGGCGCGACCTCTATTTCCGGCTCAACGTCGTCGAGATTCAGGTGCCGCCTCTTCGCAAACGTCCCGAAGATATCATCGAGCTGGCCCATTTTTTTCTCCAGCGTTTCAATGCCGAAACGGGACGAAAGCTGCGTGGCTTTTCGCCCGCTGCCACCGAACGTTTGCAGCAGTATCGTTGGCCCGGCAATGTGCGTGAACTAAAGAACGTGATTGAGCGCGCAGTGGTGCTTTCGCGCGGCGATGTGGTCGAGCCCGAAGATTTGCATCTCTCGAATCTCGCCACCGCGAGTGAATCGGGGGACAATCCATCCCCCAAAACCTCCTTCGTTCCGATGTCGCTCGACGATATCGAAAAACGCCATATTTTGGCGACGCTCAAAGCGACCAACTGGCACAAGAGCCGCGCTGCTGCGATTTTGGGAGTCGAACGTTCGACGCTCGATCGCAAAATTCGTCGCTACGAACTCAACGAGCCGGGCGGACTTGGGGACGACTAA
- a CDS encoding chemotaxis protein CheX, whose product MSTATAVSPTSFADAHLSRAVISSVENALSMCGASARCVGLSIVPGRDSGKVTGLIGVHGRVSGFITVAMAERVAIHTVEGLLQDRYGALTPQVVDGAGEITNIIVGGIKSSLAGTPWAFSQITVPSVIIGGGYQIAYAKGLEFLCATFEHADEHAIMLEDRILQVSISLLRL is encoded by the coding sequence ATGTCGACCGCCACTGCCGTTTCGCCCACGTCGTTTGCCGATGCGCACCTCAGCCGAGCGGTGATTTCGTCGGTCGAAAATGCGCTCAGCATGTGCGGCGCAAGTGCCCGCTGTGTCGGACTTTCGATCGTACCGGGACGCGACAGTGGAAAAGTCACGGGACTCATCGGCGTACATGGCCGTGTCTCGGGATTCATTACCGTGGCGATGGCCGAACGGGTCGCGATCCACACGGTGGAAGGGCTGCTGCAAGATCGCTACGGAGCACTCACGCCGCAGGTGGTCGATGGAGCAGGGGAGATCACCAACATTATTGTCGGTGGCATCAAAAGCTCACTCGCTGGCACTCCCTGGGCGTTTTCGCAAATCACCGTGCCGTCGGTCATCATTGGTGGCGGCTATCAAATCGCTTACGCCAAGGGACTCGAGTTCCTGTGCGCCACGTTCGAGCATGCCGACGAACATGCCATCATGCTCGAGGACCGCATCTTGCAGGTAAGCATTTCGCTCCTGCGGCTGTAA
- a CDS encoding TIGR04283 family arsenosugar biosynthesis glycosyltransferase, whose amino-acid sequence MRWSVIIPAINEQGHIRAAIESAHQAGASEVIVADGGSSDETRTIASSLGALVVESCPGRARQQNAGAQLASEPMLLFLHADSQLLIEPSLPPLATLFDQPHFRHGGLRQRIDSPRWAYRLIERGNALRARYRGLLYGDQALFMRRDFFDELGGFAELPLMEDVELSTRARQISWPVLLPHVVRISPRRWERDGIVRRTLKNWSLLARYRLGTSAAKLAAEYRRHDTPATDRTKS is encoded by the coding sequence ATGCGCTGGTCGGTCATCATTCCTGCCATCAATGAGCAGGGCCACATTCGTGCTGCTATCGAGTCCGCGCACCAGGCAGGTGCGTCGGAGGTGATTGTCGCCGATGGTGGCAGCAGCGACGAAACTCGCACCATCGCTTCGTCGCTGGGGGCTCTTGTCGTGGAGTCCTGTCCCGGTCGCGCTCGGCAGCAAAATGCTGGGGCCCAGCTCGCGTCCGAACCGATGCTGCTGTTCTTACATGCCGACAGCCAACTGCTGATCGAGCCTTCGCTCCCACCGCTTGCGACGCTGTTTGATCAGCCCCATTTTCGGCATGGCGGGCTGAGGCAGCGAATCGATTCGCCCCGCTGGGCCTATCGCTTGATCGAACGTGGCAATGCGCTGCGAGCCCGTTATCGAGGCCTGCTATACGGCGATCAAGCGCTGTTCATGCGCCGTGATTTCTTCGACGAACTCGGGGGCTTTGCCGAACTTCCCCTGATGGAAGATGTCGAGCTTTCCACGCGAGCGCGACAAATCAGTTGGCCCGTCTTGCTCCCGCATGTTGTGCGCATCAGTCCCCGGCGGTGGGAGCGCGATGGTATTGTGCGTCGCACGCTGAAGAACTGGTCGCTACTGGCTCGCTATCGCCTCGGCACTTCTGCCGCGAAGCTCGCTGCCGAATATCGCCGTCACGACACGCCTGCAACAGATCGCACGAAGTCTTGA
- a CDS encoding thioredoxin family protein encodes MTGLAAGILLQMALLTTSAQPYDQALTSAKADGQPLLVLIGADWCPGCRTMKHSVLAGMEQGGRLKDVNYAVIDADRDAALARQMMRGNSIPQVIVFSKTADGWHREQVTGAVSEGHVQGMLARATAAAKKSTEPAAQPATEVASKTDSQ; translated from the coding sequence ATGACGGGATTGGCCGCCGGTATCTTGTTGCAAATGGCACTGCTCACCACCAGTGCTCAGCCCTATGACCAAGCTCTCACTTCTGCCAAAGCCGATGGCCAGCCTCTGCTGGTGCTGATTGGTGCCGACTGGTGCCCCGGGTGCCGCACGATGAAACACAGCGTGCTGGCTGGCATGGAGCAAGGTGGTCGGCTGAAGGATGTGAACTACGCCGTGATCGACGCCGATCGCGATGCTGCTCTGGCCCGTCAAATGATGCGTGGCAACTCGATTCCTCAGGTCATTGTGTTCAGTAAAACGGCCGATGGCTGGCACCGCGAGCAGGTGACTGGTGCGGTGAGCGAGGGGCATGTTCAGGGAATGCTGGCTCGCGCGACGGCAGCCGCCAAAAAGTCGACCGAACCTGCTGCTCAGCCCGCTACGGAAGTAGCATCGAAAACTGATTCGCAGTAA
- a CDS encoding Gfo/Idh/MocA family oxidoreductase, whose amino-acid sequence MRLRAGIVGLGETWENRHRPALRALSDRFEVRAVCSEVSHLAEQAAREFNATPMDGFRALCCRDDLDVVLILSPEWYGPLPILAACDSGKSVYCGAALDIDDPREASRLKSRVEDSGIAFMAELPRRLAPATIRLKELIATRLGKPKLLFCHRRSTVEPAGTTRKRPSRLCPTMQREMIEQVDWCRYVAGMEPTSVIGISHCSSLVADGDDYQMMSLDFSPGGKIGEGPTAQISCGRYMPGNWPEAVAFRPPAALQVCCERGVAFIDLPSSLTWFDEAGRHMESLESERPVGERMLMHFYRAVTSLLRKTNDLEDAYRALSIVISARESCQSGQRIFLPGDEASS is encoded by the coding sequence ATGCGACTGCGTGCTGGCATCGTCGGTCTTGGCGAAACGTGGGAAAACCGCCACCGGCCAGCCTTACGGGCTCTTTCCGACAGGTTTGAAGTCCGTGCGGTTTGCAGCGAAGTCTCGCACCTTGCCGAACAAGCCGCCCGCGAATTCAACGCCACACCGATGGATGGCTTTCGCGCCCTCTGCTGCCGCGACGATCTCGATGTCGTCTTGATCCTGTCGCCCGAATGGTACGGCCCGCTTCCGATCCTCGCCGCTTGCGATAGTGGAAAAAGTGTCTACTGCGGCGCTGCACTCGACATCGACGACCCTCGCGAAGCCTCGCGATTGAAGTCGCGCGTCGAAGATTCCGGCATCGCATTCATGGCCGAATTGCCGCGCCGGCTCGCGCCCGCCACGATTCGCCTCAAAGAGCTAATCGCCACACGTCTGGGCAAGCCCAAGCTGCTGTTTTGCCATCGCCGCTCTACGGTCGAACCGGCTGGCACCACGCGCAAACGACCCTCGCGACTCTGCCCCACGATGCAGCGAGAAATGATCGAGCAGGTCGATTGGTGCCGCTATGTGGCTGGCATGGAACCAACTTCAGTCATCGGCATCTCGCATTGCTCGTCGCTGGTTGCCGATGGCGACGACTACCAAATGATGAGCCTCGATTTCAGCCCGGGTGGAAAGATTGGCGAAGGCCCCACCGCCCAAATCAGTTGCGGCCGCTACATGCCTGGCAATTGGCCCGAAGCAGTGGCGTTTCGACCACCAGCCGCTCTGCAAGTCTGCTGTGAGCGGGGAGTCGCGTTCATCGATCTCCCCTCATCCCTCACCTGGTTCGATGAAGCTGGTCGGCACATGGAATCACTCGAGAGCGAGCGACCCGTTGGCGAGCGGATGTTGATGCACTTCTACCGAGCTGTGACGAGCCTGTTGCGAAAAACCAACGACCTCGAAGATGCTTATCGCGCCTTGTCGA